CACGGGCAGAGCTTACAAACCTCGAGGTTGAACAGATTCGAGTACGAGAACGAGTCCTTGGCCTGCCTCTTGGGGTCCATGCCTTTGACTGGACAATCACATGGGGAGTTCGGCCGACGCGGGGGGACTGATCAGCAGGCCAGAACCAAACCCTAACCCTAGGGAGTGAGGAGGGCgaggagggaaaaaaaggaggagaaaGGAGCAGTTGGGGATAAGGAAGGGTAAGGGAGGGCGCAgggagagaaggagaaggagaaggagaagcgTTGGCAGAGACGGTGTGGAGGTGAGCAGTGGGAGGTGAGGGGCATGGGCTAACGTGCGCCGGGGGTGCGCTGTTCGTTAACGTGCGCCCTCCGAGGTTCCTCATTCTTTGGTCGCGGGGGACTTCCGCTCcaatttcgtttttttttttttttctatttttcctttttttcctcccATGGCAGGAGAAGAAGCTAAACGAGGGATGGAGTATCGGAAAACGTTGCTCGTTTTGCAAATATAAGAAGTTTGGGGATGATAATGTAAATATTCAAGAATTCAGGCCCGTTGGGCCCTGGCTCGATGGGGCTGGCCCAAATTAGTCGTGCTCGAATATCAGCCTGAAGCTAAAATGCACAATTGCCATTCTTTTTTAAGTGAGAAAAATTTGCCCTTTACTTCATTCTGTGTAAAGGTCTAAAAACCGGTCTAATTAGATCAGTTCAAGGAGCTCATCTATACCGGTACTGCTCGAGGGGAATTTTCAAGGCATCAGCGAGTTCGAGGAGCGAATTTTGACGTCTATACCGGTACTATACCGAGTAGAATTTTTTACATCCGGTGAACATGAGAGTAGATATCATCTTTCTTATCTAGAAAAATGataggttttctttttctttttcttttttttccagtgGGGCCGGAGTCAAGTGCAATTTAAACTAAACTAAACAAAAACGAAGGACAGGTGCTCCAGTAATGTTTATAACAAAATGTGGCCTAAATCATTTGGAATAGAATCATAAGCATGGATACTCAAAGGGCCATCAAAAGCGTGTCTTGCCGGTTAGCCAGTCCGTCGAAGAATTTCCTTCCCTTCTTTAGTTGTGAATAATCTCCGTTTCCTAATCGCGTGCAAGGTAGTCCCAGATACGCTCCAACATCCCCCATCAACCCTTCCAGTGGTCTCACACCCAATGGATATTGTGCCATCTCCCGGCTGGGGGCATTAGACGCCTTCTCCACGAGCCTCTCGAGCTCACTGGAACTCGGAAGCCATTCGAAGAATGCGACCTGAGATGTCAGGGGGTCTAGAAAAACCTTCCTGGAAGATGGACTTATTCCTCGAAGTCCATAAGGACCAACGAATACTGGCAAATATATGACAGACCAGCAGACACCGTCATACATAAGTTCCTCAGATTACTACTCAATAGCCACAGGTAGATATATGATCGGAGAAGAACATGGAAAGAGAGGTCTCGGGGGCTGCTTGGCATGCGGGCAATAAGGCAATCAAGAAgcagcgagagagagagacaggtCTCGGGGGCTGACAAGTTGGACTTGCCCGACTTTGTGTCAATCCCGTTGATCATTAGTCGATAGATCATTAGTCGATAGACGATCACGAGTCACAACTCACAAGCCACAAAAAGTATCAAATGCAAAATCTTCGAAATAGAATCTCCCGGGGATCAATTGTTACCATGTGCATCAGTAATTGATACGATTGTCACAATGTGTGGTGTCATGGACTTAAAAACTCCgccaaaaaatttcaacattCTATGTAAAATATTGTCATTTATAACGTTCATTATCATTGGGAGTCTTCTCTCTTGCTAAAATTAATTTGCGAAAAGCATCTTTTTTTAGGCCGAGCTCATCATAAGTCGGTATTAACGGATACTCTAGGTCGATTGATGCCGAGATTTAACCGGATAGGTTGGACCGTGATCCTCTCCTATAATATCTTCCCCTCTCACATTTCATCTAGGATCGTTAGCAGCCTCTGACGTGCCCTGCCCCCGTCCGCGATTCATTCCGGTTTCCGCCGGCCGAGGGTTGACTTAGTTGCCAGGTCAACGGGGGCTGCGTTGACTCAAAACTGTGTGCAGATACAGAGGAGGCCATGTCCATGTGGGGGACATTGCAGCTGGGGAGATCGTGCATATACTACCGCAGAGTATGGATCGGAGCCCGCCGTTCAATTGCAACGTCCAAGTTCTTGACTAAGCCGATGTGGGTTATTCATATGATTGGATTGTGTTGGGTCGTAAAATTCAAGTAtcgtgaatagagaaaatatacgattaaaattatcatatttcTTAACAGGTCAATTAAACTCGAACATGGATTAATAGGGACCCATatgatttttgaattttagatAGTACACCTCAAAAAAAAGTCTTAAAATTTGTAACTCTAATCAGACCATGTACTTTCGAAATTCTTATGCGATGCGTACTATGAAGTATAAACAAGAACCAGGCAACAATTAATACGGAAATAGATATATAGCTCGATATACAATTTCATGTTTTGCAGATGAACATGGATCCATAGCCAGTTCATCACCACTCTAATTTTCTATTATCGGATATTAATTGACCCGGTTTGAGATTTCAAGTAGGTTGATCAACCTTTACATGGAAAGGTTGACTTTTTCTCTCGACGGGGATCAATTGATTCGagtattttttattactaCGAGTCAACTAGCCAATTGTTTCGTACAATATTtcgagccaaaaaaaaaagttttgtacACAGTGAGggataatatataatgatggtacattttctttttatatatataaaatcaattattaaaaCAATTGATAATGGTTATTAACAGCTAGCCTCTATCCATATTCCACGCCGTTTTGATGTGCTACGTTCTTTCCGTAGCAAAATCAATcaacataaatttttcttaataaaaataagaccAGATTAATAATtgcagaaaaaggaaaaaaaaaagaaatggggAAAATAGGAAAATGATAGAGAAATATGGGAAGATATACAATGTTGCAACTCCACTTATTTCGTAAAAAATTCTTGAGAGttctttttaattgaaattccGATTCATCTTTTTTTCGGCTACAAATGAGGTCTAACacctaatataatgaaagaaaaattttaaataactaataaagaggcACGAGTAGTCACATTAAGTATCGAATCAACAACTTCTAAGTCAACAGGCAAAGACATGCGCTACTACGTTATACTCCATTTTGATAAATTCCAATTCATCTCTAACACGTCAAATTTCTTAATGTCGAAAAACCAAACTTATCTAGCTAACCATCGaccagaaaaatgaaaatagcaAATACTTGAAACTTGCGGTTCACGTCGGCACTAATAGGCAAGTGgttagaaaatttagaattaaatttaTGCATGGGCAGTCCActatccaaataaaaattcaccCTCGTTGAATCTAAATACATTACATTATTATCCGTCCACTTgcacaaaaaaataaacaatcagACGCGGTCCATTGATTAATTCCGAGGCTGGCGTAAGAAATCAAGGGCATTAAGCAATCTAAATTGATTATATCAGCATTTTCAGCTATTTATACGTCTTTCCTAGCCCAAACTATTAGGCAACTCCATCGATTCGACTGTCACCTCGACTACTAACTCCCTCTTAACAACCCCAGTCAAAGCCGGAAACTATGTCGTACCCGAACTATGGCTACGGTGCACCGTCACCTCAACCACCCTATGGTGCTCCCACCGCACCATATGGTGCTCCAACAGCGGGGCATCAGCCAGCACCGTACGCCCCGTATGGAGCTCCAACCGCCCCCTACGGGGCACCTGCATCAGGGGAGAAGCCCCACAAGGCCGACAAGCCCCCCAAGGACCATGCTGGTGCCGCCTATGGTGCTGCCCATGCTCCTTCTCCTGCAGCTGGTGCCTATCCACCGACTCCAATGCCATTCGCTAACCCGTTCGCAGCCCTCATGCCATCACAGTTCCCGCCCGGTACAGACCCGAGCCTGGTCTCTTGCTTTCAGATGGCCGACCAGGACCGAAGTGGGTTTATCGATGACAAGGAGCTCCAGAGGGCTCTCTCTTCGTATAACCAGACCTTCAGCATGAGGACAGTCCACCTGCTCATGTACTTGTTCACCAacaccaacactcgaaagatcGGTGAGCTTGGCAACTGACTACTTGATCCttggatatgtatatatattggcaCTCTCATATGATAGCGTGGTTGTgaacatattaatttatattgcaACACGCCTTAATAATATGGCGTAACCCGAACGTGATGCgctatatataagtaaatctATGAACGGATACGTTTTTATGTACAGATCTAATATCAGGATCATGGTTTGCTTGTTCATGAGTTGTCGCATTTTGTTGAAACGTACAGGACCCAAGGAATTCACTTCAGTGTTCTACAGTCTCCAGAACTGGAGGGTACGTGATGTTCTTCAATTATATCGCATTTCAGTTCACCATATACGAGCATTTCGAGCTTGTGTATAAATGTGTGTGGGCGTGCATCTGCTGCAGGCTATCTTTGAGAGGTTCGACAGGGACAGGAGTGGAAAAGTTGATGCAAACGAGTTGCGGGAGGCCCTCCTGAGCCTTGGGTTCTCGGTCTCCCCCATGGTGTTGGACTTGCTAGTCTCCAAGTTCGACAAGAGTGGAGGCAAGAACAGGGCCATCGAATACGACAACTTCATCGAGTACGTACCGTCGACATCCGAATATCAGAACGCTTTCCCGTCCTCTTAATCTTTCCTATTCCTAATGAAAGCGTTTTGTGTTTTTGCTTCAATGCAGGTGCTGCCTGACTGTTAAGGTGAGCTTCCCACTTGCTATATATGTTCTTGAATTGTTTGGCCACCAATCCAAACACAAAGTATACAGAACAAGCTACGAATCAATTAATTCGTTTTGCGGTTCATACGAAAAAGATACGAAGTTAAGAATATAAGGGGAACATCGTCAAAAATCCCAGTCCGAGCTTGGCATGAATAACTGCTTCCGATTAATTAAcgatccttttttcttttttttttccgaattTGCAGGGACTAACCGAGAAATTTAAGGAGAAGGACACCATGTATTCGGGTTCAGCATCTTTCACTTACGAGGGCTTCATGCTGACCGTCCTCCCATTCCTGATTGCCTAGAGATCTATCATCGTCCAAGCCTTTATACTTTCTGGTTGATTTTGAGTTGCAGGATCCGTTGGTTCGATGTAGTTTCATCTTTTTCTTACCTTAGCATTGAAATGGTGTCCGATGTTATGGTCTAGCAAAGAATAtggtttctttcttctttatgTTTATATAAGCTGCATCCGTTCTCTGCCATAAACTGATACCGAGTTCGTAATTTAATTCGACGAAGTTTCGCTGCGCTGTTGCATACGGAAAGCATTCCAGTCGGCTATTCGATAACAGGGTCGGAAGTAGATAAGAAGGCAATGTCAATCGTCATAGGCACGATATGTTTCAAGAGGGATCTGGCAGCAATTACGTGAACAaaaagatagatagatatatattttatttttcggtgGAAAAACAGGGCAAAAACCGAAAGAACTCAAAAGAGTACAAAGTCAGGGTATTAAATTCCCAACAAGATCACCTAAAAGAAAGATATAGCCTAATTCATTAGGTGTGATATGCAAAACATGAACATCAAATGACCGTGTAATAACACGCCGAACTAGCTAATTTGCACACGAATTCCCTTCACGAAACACTTGTTGAATAGTAACTTTCCAATATTTCAAGAGCCGCTAAATTCCCCGGTGTTAGCTTGGGCGAGTCCACGGCCGTGAAATCCAAATTTTTAACTTCCCTGTACCACGTTCTGCCGAATTCTCATGGCGTGACTCAGGCAAGTTGATGGGAACGACTAGGGCTCAATCACGGGCACGGGGAACGGACACGGACACTTCCAGAGCACGATCATAGTCCTTATATCATTAACTAGAGtcctatatatttatataagatCAATAGATAACCTccaatatacatattatatatatatataataggatGTTTGCCCGTGGCATGCACGGGTCCATGCATCTTCTTATTCATTTATATTATGAAGTCTTTACATTCATATTATCAAGCTTGAGTATTGTATTTTTCCTAAATTGTATAGAAGGAACGTAAGCTTAAGATGAAATGACTACAAGATATCCTGAAATGTTGAACATAATCAGTTGACGGTACAGTTAACTTATCATTATAATATCTTACTAAACATAAATTAAGTTGAACTAAATTAGAATATAATGTGATTTCtagggggaaaagaaaaagtagttgcaacttgcaagactatgaaattcttcttttttttaagaaaattgaataaatacataatataatataataaatttaatgatTAATGAAAAGAAGCAAGATAAAGAGGAGAAACAATTTTTGTATATTGCTTATAAGGACAAaataagaaagtaaaaattgtgtttctctttcttttttataacaaaattgagtaaaattaaagaaaaaattataatatagtaAACTAAAGTAttaaaataaactaaataagaaaaatgcaaGAGTATGAGAACAATGCATACTCTGTTCCTAATGTTTCAAAAATCTACATCTTATGTTTTAGATATGTAGAAATCTTTCTAATCTCCAAAACCAAACTCATCTGTATCTCTTCGAATCCGGCAATTCCAGTGTACTGTGATCTTGGATGAGGATAAAATTCAAACAGCCTAATTGATACATAGTTGAgctttggtttttttttttggctagtTAGTAGATcatggttgttagaatcgTGATTCAAATCGTAAAATCATTGGGGGTCACCGATTCCGATTGTAGGGGGTGAGTCGGAATTTGTGGAATCGGGCTTGAATCGCGAGCTGAACAATAGAATTGCGGAATCGgaccgattctgcgattctacGGTCAAGTCCGAGTCAGCCCAAGCCCGGGCCTAGAAGGGGCTGAAGCCTAGGCCCAGAGCCTTTTCTTCCTCCCACCCTCCCTTCTCTCCCCTCTCGCCCGCCCTTTTTGTCCTTCTTTCCAAGAACGAACcctaatttctcttttttccagTCGAAATCTTCCATCCACCTGCTTCTCCGAGGTTCGATTAACGGTGCAGCTAGTCCTTCTTCCGACAAGCTAGCTTGTCCGAGCTTCCATCCATCTTCTCCAGGTTACAGAGCGGCGGATACGTTCTCGGGTCGCGCGGCTACTCCGAGCTTCGACCGGGGGCAGGGCAGGTACAATCTTCGATTCTGACTTCTCATTCTCCCTTCCTCAAACTCATGCTTGCTCGATTGAGTCGATTATGTACAGATTGAATCGATTGAGTCGATTATGACAGTCAGTTTTTCGCAACTTGGTCTGTTTGGTTATGAAGCGGATGATGTATTGTATGGAGATCATGGGGTTGTCTGTGAACTCGTTGAGAATCAATTTGTTACTTTCGTATTGAATCTCGGAACCTGCGAAAAACATGTCCAGAGGTTGGTTTCCGGGCGTTTGCTTCCACAATTAAACATAACCTGCACTCTGAACTTCCATCAGGTTTGTCTTTTTACAAATACGTCTATGAGTATGTTAATTGTAGAATTTTATCTGCTCGGTTTTATTGTAGGGGCTTCAGGGGATATGCGCTAACTACTCATTTTGAGTTCCATTGGGTTCTTTAGCTGCAATGGCCCTGTTAATATGCTTAAGTgtcaaattattctttttctatgTCGAGTATATGCGGATGAAGGATGTGCACTCAGATGCTTCTGTTGTAGTCTGCCACTTATAGAACCAGTTATTCTTATATTGTGCAAGGTCATACAtagcttttaaggaaaattaGAATATAGGATACCACATTTGGGTCtgtttttcttatatattcatCTCTGATGTTTGTACCTGATTTTGGAAGTAATGCTATCTGTCTGTGCAGACTTCACCAGCATTGCTAGCTGACAAAGATATTGTCACTGCAGCGATTTTAAGGAAGTGGGTAAACTTCAAATTTTCACAGAACATATAgctgattatttttttagccTTCAAACGATTGACAGATCCGGTTGTGGTGATGGCTTTAGGTTTGAAACTAAGCAAGGGCAGTACATATTTGATTATAACGACTGTGGCAAATAGCATTGGCATCACAGTCGCAAAATCAAGCCATTTGTTTAGACCAACATGAGGATGAGTCCCAGAGAGGCATTCTTTGCGAGGAAAAGGAAAGTGAGCATCGCGGAGTGCATAGGGAGAATATCCGCGGAGCTATGTCCGTATCCTCCAAGGATTCCGGTAACTATCCTCGGGGAGATCATCACTGAGAGAGGATTGAATTATTTACTCAACACTAAGAGGAATGGTGCAGCCTTCAGTGAAGCTTCTGATTCCAAACTCTCTACCATATTTagatttaatgtaaaaattgtaGTCCCTGTAAAAATTGTACTTAACAtatcataatttatatttttttttatgactaATTTGTTGGTTTGTGGTCTTTATTTGAATGTAcaatgattgattttttttatttaagaaagtatgctacatatatatatatatatatcattttttaaattacggGTATAATCTCCCGATccacgattcgaatcgc
The sequence above is drawn from the Punica granatum isolate Tunisia-2019 chromosome 5, ASM765513v2, whole genome shotgun sequence genome and encodes:
- the LOC116207220 gene encoding probable calcium-binding protein CML49 produces the protein MSYPNYGYGAPSPQPPYGAPTAPYGAPTAGHQPAPYAPYGAPTAPYGAPASGEKPHKADKPPKDHAGAAYGAAHAPSPAAGAYPPTPMPFANPFAALMPSQFPPGTDPSLVSCFQMADQDRSGFIDDKELQRALSSYNQTFSMRTVHLLMYLFTNTNTRKIGPKEFTSVFYSLQNWRAIFERFDRDRSGKVDANELREALLSLGFSVSPMVLDLLVSKFDKSGGKNRAIEYDNFIECCLTVKGLTEKFKEKDTMYSGSASFTYEGFMLTVLPFLIA